Genomic window (Nomia melanderi isolate GNS246 chromosome 14, iyNomMela1, whole genome shotgun sequence):
GAGGAATAAATTAGTATCAGAGAataagatgagaaaagatgaagaCAAATGAGAACAGAGTTTCTCTTGCCATCGAGTCgtcttgcaattgttttcttCGTTGCATAGGAGAAGAGGCCTAATTAGTATTTGGTATTCGCTATGGTTATGCATATCCAATCGAAGCTATAGGGTACATTAGGGATGGTTGATTTTTCTGGGGAGAACTATTACATCCGAAGTGTCATTGATACCTAAGAAAAAGAAGTATACTTATGAAAGTAGATACGTATAAACGAGAAATAAATGAGATTCAGGAGATCGGCCCATTCGGTCCAGAGTTATCCCAGCAGGAGAGCCCTCTTGCCCCGTGTCGCCTCGTAGCTCTTTCCCTACACGAGGAGTATTTATCGCGCCATTCGAATTACAAACGTTATCATTCGCGTCTCTCGCTTCCGTGTCGTTAGCAATGAATCCGAGAATTCCTCGAAAGTTATGTATCGCAAAGATGTCTGGCTGATTGTCCCGGGCGGAATGGATTGAATATAAATCGCGATGTTAACGGCACCGCGTGTGCCCATGAGGTAGCGATAAATATTtgcagcgtcgcgtcgcgtcgcgcgcgttGCGACGATTTCTGTCCGTTGGATTCGATGAACGGTGGTGTCTCGTAGCTCGCGCCACGCCGGACCAGCGCTATCCAGTGGCGAGTCGCATGTAACTGGTGTAACGAGAGAACCTGGCACCCGCAGGTAGGCCTTGCCAGGAGGATGGGGGCCCACGATGGGGGAGTGCCATTGCTCTAACATCGCTATCATGCAGCTGTTCCATGAGCTGAAGCAGCAGTTCCCTGCGCTCCCTGATCACGTCGTCTCCCAGTGCATCGCCCAGGTATAGGTGCTCTTTGTCCACCATTGCTGTTCACGGAGGCTCGATCCGATCCACGAACAACCCGGACTCCTCGGTGCTTCTGGTACCAGTTGACGATGCCAACTGATCAAAGCGTTTCAGCACTAGCGCTGAAATATACTAGCCGCAAGGCAGAACGATGGAATGACTTGGGTTTCGGATAGACTGATGCTCGAGGTTGCAACTTCGAGCGTTGAGTTTCTTAAACGATATTTATAAGATTCgatatacttaacactaggtttacgggcatttattgtacagtttattctattgttcctagggaagttgatattcgttcatttagattttggaaattgtagatgtagaaatagacgaaacgattgaaacatttaccaaataatgtttataaaattcaatctgcgtcaaattgacgcgttctgtaaacctagtgttaagtaagcTTGGTGTCATTGAATAATATCTGTCGTTCTGCCTTGCGAACACTGATGTATCCGGTTCCTCGAACTGGATTTTTCTATATCGTTATCCCGAAGAATGGTACCTGGTCCCAGGTAGACCGGTAAAcggattctatttgaaatcgcGCGTAGATCGATTTCTCTGGGACCAGAGCGAAGCAAAGAAATAACTGAACGGTATTGCGAAACAGAGATAGTGATAATGATATTTTCACGGTTGAAGGACATTTTGCGGCGGTGTTGCGATCGAGTACTCCGGGAACGGCGTCCCGGTTGCACAGAGTGTGCTCCTAACCAGTCTGCAAAGATTTGCTCTCCCCGCTCATCCGTCATCGCTAAAAACGAAACCAAAGCACGTCAACGACTAACAAGCGGGTACGGCTCGCGTATCCATAACTTCCGGGGTTTGAGAATTAACGTCAGAACTTCTTCTTCTCCCGCTTCCTGTCGTTGCACGAGCGTGGAACCTGTGTGTACGTATGCCTCCTTTCAGCTAAACGTTTCgctcttttatttattcttaatcCTTCCGTAGCGCGGTCACCGACGCGACGATGTACACCGGTGGACACGCTAAACGTTGATCTAATCCCCCCGAGACGGAAGCGCGGAGGTGTATTCGGCGCTTCCGGTTGCACGATATTAATCACTGGCAAGCCTCGTCGTCCTAGGAGACCGCGGAATCCGAGAGTCTCTAACCGTTTGCGGTCCAGGTTTGTCCGATTCCGGCGAACGCGCCGATTATTTCTAACCGCATCTAAATCGTAGCTCTCTCTCCGACGATCCCAACGTTTAACCTTTTGGCGACCTATAGAATTACATTGCAACCAGCAACAAAGTGCATAAGCTATCGGCAACAGAGAAAGAACAGAGCCTATAGAAGTACACGGAAACCACTGCGGTAGCGTGTACACAATAGCCAAAAGGTTAAGAGATCACCTGGACCGCAGATGGTTAGCGCTTCCCGCGACAACCCTCGAGTCGAAACTAGTCGGCGGACCGTTGCGGAAGAAGAAGCCGGTCGTTCCCTAAAAATAATCCTGAAGCTTCCGGTCGAGATGGCCTCGAATAGCCGATCCTCGGGGACCGATCCCGGAAAACTGGCTGACCCGGGTGCGTCTGTGCGTTCCAGAACAGCCACGATCGAGAGATATGCGCGAGAAGCCTCCGCGCCACGCAAGAATCACGACCGTCGCCGGGCGCTTTCCCTCCAGCCGCGGCCTGCGGCGTCCTCCAGCAGCCTCAACAGCACAcccagcaacagcagcagcaacagcagcagcaacaacgaGCGAGCCCCGCCGCGCAGCAGCGTTGCTGCGCGATGAGCCAGCCCCAACGAACCGTCGCGAGCAGCAACAACGGGAACCCGCGACCACACAGACCAGCCTCGCTGGACATTGGAGCGTCGCGGCGCTGTCCCCTTAGCTGCACACGGGCAGCAGCGATCTCCGCCTCGTCGCCGATCGCTGGTAACCCGGTGACACCCTCCTCGGCGCCACCTGCCTGCACCGTCAGGGGCTTCTTCGACGATTGCGGCGCGCTACCGACGACCACCGACGCGAACTGCAACAATCACGTCCAGAACAACGCGGGAAACGAGCCGGCCGGGTTCGAGCTGAACGTGAACGTTGCCTGTAGCCCTGCTGGCAATCGCGGTACGCATTCCACGGAGACCAGGGACCTTTTTGTCTTTTTGCTACCGATGAGGCTAGGATGAAGCTAGGACGAGATAAGGATCTGTAGGTGATtcacgctaggtttacggaatgcaGTTTGGTGTGAATTCTATTTGGTACTTgttcacgtcgattttgattgtaTCAATGATCCTATTTAGTTGTATTTCAACTACTGTTGAGATGTAAGTGAACAAACGTCGGTTTCTCTAACAGCAATAGACAGATTGTAATCGATATccgtgaacctagcgttaacgCTGGAATTGTTTTAGAACTCATAGGTCGAGATAGTTTCCTCCTCTACAATAGAACGTACACGATTCAGAATGTAGTTAAAATTGTGGTCTAGAAATAAGACACCTATTTGATGTTAATAAGAGCGGCAAATCGGTGGTCTCGATAATTGTCGGAAATGTGGCGCGAAGAACGGTCTCGCAAGAGTGCACCGGCGATCGTTTCTTGCGAAAACGAACGAAAGCGAGCTGCAATGGTAGCACGTGGAGGAGACTATTTCGCGCGGTCCCTGCGCATGGGGTCCGAGCCATTTCCGTAATCCGCGGTGGCATCGAGTTGCAACATGGTTGCAGAATAGTTGATGAATTGGATACATGCGACGAACCGGTTGCGCAACAAGCAATTACGTCGCTCCTCGAGTACGTCGCGTCGGTATGGAAACGGGAATAAAACAGGTTCCATCCACGTGCAGCGACGACGGCCGATCGTTTTTAATCGCGATCTTGCCACGCGGATGTTTTCCGCGGATCGATCGGTTTCCGGGACAGTCGTACCACGCGCGGTCGTGTTGCTCCTAGCCGTCGACTTCTTTTCATCCCCGCCGATCATTCACTGTCCCACCTTATCGCGGACCATTACACGTATATTTATAAACTCTATCGCGCTCGTTTTCCGGGAGAATTACATTATCCGAACAGACGTCTGGCTATCTGCCACTTTTGCCACTTATTGCAACCATCCTCTGGCTGTAATTTCTGTAAACATGAAAATAAGTAGTGAGCAACGATCGGACACGGTGGAAGCGTATCGGCGAGCCTCGGTTAAGAAATTCGAGCCAGACATCAATCTCTTACAAAAGCATCACCATTCCATGCCACTCAATCCACCGAGCGAATGTAatcaacccttcgcgctcgaaagTCTTCCATTCTCAAGAGATCCGTATAGATCGATAGATCTATTGGTCCTGAATTCGTCGTGCTGGACAAACGTCCACCGATCTTCAGAGGGATTCCTGAAAATGTTAAAACCGAATCGTCGATCTTTAGACTTCCGAACGGTGCCCACGATCGGTGGCGCCTGTAAACGAACCGATCTGATCGTCGATCCACGGGCACACTACGCGGACCCGTTGCTCAGCGTGGAGAACGTCGCCGGGCCGCAGATCGATCACACGCGAAGCTACACCTCCGTCAGCCTGACACTCAGGCCGCCGTCCTCGGAGCCGCAGCCGCCGATCGACATCAGATCGCAGGGCTCGAGCTTGACCTACTCGAGTTCGTCCCTGGACCCGCGAGGCTTCCAGAGTCGCCTGCAGATCAGCATCGGCGCGGGAGCCGTTGGCAGCGTGGCGGCTGCCAGAATCAGGCCGCCGATGGGCCCCAGCAGGCCCAACAGCTTGATACCGCCGGTACAAACCGGTCCTCAGAGGCCGCCAGGTACGTCCCGCCCCTGGCCTCGAACGGTTGCTCGTCTCTGTTCGTCGCTGGACAAATTTATTCCAGTAGAGATATTTATCCGCCGAGTTTCAAACATTTTAGCACGGTACATTCGTCTAAAGCTCGTTATCATGAAGACGGTAGCTAAATATCTTGAAGCTGAATACGAATCGTTAGTTGTATTGATACGAGAATCATTGAACAGCAATTGATACGTTAGAACGAAGAACATTTGGACTCTATGTTTCAACCCTCAGACTAGGGTAAGTCGATGGCCTAGTTCTTTAAtgttagaactatcgagcacttAAACGGTCTTTCTAAAATTTCCTTACAACTAAAAGCGtgaatttatcaagatttcaattgagttaTAGTTTAGGTATcactaaatcaacttctttaattTCTTAAGTCCCCGTCTCGGCAATAATCGTAAAAGACATTAGGAGTTGGTCCCTTTtatcattcctaaattcttcttttaattattgaaaaaaacaaTAGTCTCTAAGAAATCCCTAAAGAAATTGCTTTAGTAATACGTGAATTAAGTTTCGAGTGATCGTAGTCTCAACAGATCTaggggtttctatagaaaaatgttcaaaagtcAACTCGACTGCGTTCCAGTGTCAAAGACCTGTTACATCCTACCATTAACACCCAACGAAAAGAGATACAAGAACACTTCAATCTCTACGAGATTCAGTGTACCAAAGTTGAAAATACAGAGATCGAACGATCTAAATGAAATAGTCATCTCACCTACGGGTCTCGCCTGGAAGTATCCTAATCGGAGCATGTCTTCCAGGCCTTCCAGCAGGACCACCCAGCCAGTTGCCGCGGCCGACGACAACGATGAGCGCCCCAACCACACCCTCGGTACCGTCTGCGACGAACATTGTCCCTCTCATCAGCCTTCCAACGACACCGTCAGGACCGACGACGACCTCGCCGCCCTCCAGTCCCGTTGGCGAACGGATACAGGCCAATTCCGATCCGAATCGATCGCCGTTGAATCAAGGTACCCTTCCCCGCCCCCAGGGCACAACCCTGCGACGAGATTCGAAAATAACCGTCGGTCTATTTTTGCTGAACACCGGTGCGttaccaccactaccaccaccaccgccgccgtcgtcgtcgtcgtcgtcgttgtcgccACCCCCCCACGACGACGATGTGCGTGTGTGCGGACGCGTAGAGTCTTTTGTTTTTCGGGTGGCTCGCTTCGTATTATATAGGAGGTTGATACACGTAGTATATTTACCTGCGAGAACCGACCAGTCTGTCCGTCGCACGTATCTACGCCCACGCGCGTAACACTGAGAACGATATTTACGCATTCCTGACCCCACGCCTCCGTCTATACATAGCCAGGCTCGCGGTTACTCTACGCGGACCACCTGATCCGCTTTTCCTTCTCACCAGCGGCGTCGTCTCGGTGGGTGACGACACGTTTCCTGAACGGATCCGTGATTCGAACCTTATCTGTAGATTGtaccgattaaccctttgcactcggaaatctgGGAATGTTCAATGTCTGCTGATGAGATGTAGATTATAGTCTTTGAGAGTTAAATGAGGAAATTACGTAAATTAAGGGAAGATGTTTTATTTAGGTGTTTCGTGTATCGGTTTATATGAAGTTTAACGTTAtgtatgattttataattttgtatgtcAAGTCAAGTTGACAGAGAGAGATTTCGAGTCTAAAGTGTTAATTGTAAGTGGTAGGCGTTGGTATTAGCGCAGGCAATGCGAATGCTTGGAGATTTTCTTCCATGAACTGGTTCCTTACGGTTTACAGTTGGAAGTTGCTGGATCTTTAATACGTAACCGAGCtgatttgattaaaatttgattttgataCAAATTTGAGGAGGAACGGATGAGAATCTCCATAGCGTAAGAAtccaaaaggttttgtatatatCGCGACACCTGTGCTTTTAGCGTCTGTAAATGTTTGTAATGTTTGAATGCTTCCTGTAACGATACAGTGGCGGAGCACCAAAGGAAATTGGTAGCCGAACAGTTAGCCAGGAAAGAAAGGCTCGCCAGGGAGTTGAGGGCCGAGAAAGGACGACTCGAAGCGATGAAGAAAGAGCTGCAGTCTCTTTCGAGACCCTTCGATTCCTCGATGCCGCCGCAGGTATGGTGTACGCTTACAAATTCTCAAGAACATCGACGAGTTTCACTGTGAAAGTCCGTTCCGTAGGAGCTGAAGAGGAAATTAAGGAGCGAAATCTATCAGCTGCAGGTGGAATGCGACAGATTGGCGGATGAAGTGGATCAGTGGTCAGATCCAAGAGGTAGCTTCACATTCTAACTCCTAAATTAACATATTAAGACATTGAGTGTCTTGCGTGGAAGGTTTCTGATGGCGAGTCGAGTAACGTTAAGCACAGCTGTCGTCTATAGTAGTCGAGGAAAGATTGTTGTCACTGCGTTAATTTCTAGTGCCTTTGGGTGAAACGAATGAAGAATTCTATCAAGATATTTATACTGGTCAGCCGTTACCACCGAGCTCGACCAGTTTCAATCCTCCGCCATTGCCTAGTCAACCGCCCGCTTGGCAACCGGATGTCACCGGAAATAACGTTGACAGAGAAGAACGGGATGGTCCCTCTTGGGTCTGCAGAATGTGCACGTTCGATAATCATCCGTTGATGAACAAATGCGAACAGTGCGACATGCCGAGGCTGCCGGATCATGGAAACGCAGGTACGGCTTCCAGGAAACCGGGCGAGGAACTCGCCAGCTCGTTAACGCGCTTGGACGTCAATCAGAAACCTCCGACACCGCCGGAGTAACAAACGTGTGCCTTAACAGCATGTGACTTTCTTTGAACTGTTCCtacttttttctttgttttggaaGATTGACTGACTTTTACTCCGTACTGTGATGAAGTGCATAACCAAAGGTGATAATTGAATACTATAAGGCTCTTTCGGAAACAAATGTATTGAGCGTCGCGAGAAATACATGCGACATTAATAAAACAGGATTTAACTTGTACTTAAACGTAACGCTTGGACAAgtgttgttttttttaattaatcttaatatCCTTTTGCGTGCCTTTcaaagaatatgaaatattccatTTGGCACTGAGAGGGTGGGAAAGTAACGTGTTGTAAATTTGAGCTAAATGGAAACGCATGTTTTGTGTGTTATGTGTAGTGAATGCATAGTAGTAACCTGTTACCGTGTGCTGTTGCTTTTTATTGCGAATAACGGTAAGTATAAGATTGTGAGAATGCAAAGAGATGTACAGTAGTGTTGTTAACGATAGAAGCAGTGTAATAGAATTCCAATGTTCGATTTACAGGCGAAACACAAGATATTCATATACGAGTCACACATCATCACAACTTTTCACCGAGTCGTGAGTATACTTTGGAGTATATTCCACAATGTAGTAGTTTTAAGGAAAATATAGCATGCGGTAGTATGCATAGTAaagtaattgtttatttattttccaggaACAGTACATAGTTGGGTGGTATGATGTGAACTGCATTAGAAATTTgagaaactgtatataaaattatttaaattaaataaaaaaaaattgttgtagGAAATCAACAGATTGCCAGTGGAGGGCACAGAAGTTTTAATAACTTAATTCagttcttgtttcttttttctttttatttacgaCAACGTACATCAtgtgaaattaatatatcatttgatatatgtacatatatatacatatatacatctatacatatatatgtatatgtatatacataatttaactttcttGATACATAATACGGGATTAAGATTGGGAGAACGCATCTGCACTTTCCGTTATTAAACGGTAAACGACTTAACAGTAGTCTAACTCCTATTTGTAtgagttttgaaatattatttaaaatacaaggTATTTGTAGTAAGTCCATTAGTGTGAAGTTCTCCCATTATATGGCTGTACCCCTTTCCAAATTCAGCTTAGTCTCTCGAGTATATTCTCCATAGAACCTCTCCAGTTTCTGGTTGAACTTGGCATTGCGTTCATTAATATAATCAATGTCCGCATCATCGTTGTGCATTCTCCTTCTGCTATACTTATCCCTCTTTGCAATTCTGCgacaaaataatacatattattatatgtgtGCTACATTACATCGAACTACATAGTATTGCAATACTAACTGTTTTTCCAAGTCTTCCACCATCTTATCTACAGCCTCCTTCTTATCCTCATGAAGACCATGCAATATAGTGTTTCTATCCCCATAGAAAGCTGTTCCTAACTTGTCCTTGGCTTCATCGTATGACTCCATATTTGGTTTGATATTCTTCACTAGCCTATTATATTGACGTATAGCTGCTTGCTCATAATCTGAAAAGCCTGGATCCGGATTCTTTTTGTTCCTCTTCTTCCTTGCTATCCGCTCTGCCTCTGTTGCATCAATGTGCAATAATTTCGTTCTTTCATAGTCCTCTCCCTACAAAATACACAcagtataaatacatatattttcttaacaatatatattattatataccttCTCTTGTGCCTCCTTCCTCGCAGCTTCATCTTGCACAATCCATTCTGCTTGTCGCTTGCGGGATTCCCAATTAGAAGGCAGCTTGTTTCTCTTATCCTCTTCAACAACCTCTTTATGATTCTGTTGTCTAGCTTCATTCTACAAAAAATAACACCCTATAAGAAACATTCCCCCTAAAAACCGTTTCCACATCCAAAAGCCATAAAAAACAAATCATTTCCTAGCCTCCTATTTACTAACAAACCAACATTCTCATACCCTCTTCGCATGTAGATCCCTCAATCGCTTCATCCTCTCCGCATGCTTCTCGGCGAACGATTTCTCGCCGGAACTCGTCCCATTCTCCATCGCGAAATATTTATTCCCAAATAAATCCTACCACGAAACAAGCTTCTGTCACCCTTCGAGGTTAGAACGCAATTGTTCAGGTCACCACTTAACCGTCAGGTCATGGACGGTGACGTTTCCCGTGGAACCGTACAGATGTCACCCTGCTACGATTCATCGACGAATAAGGTGAGCTCGAGAATTGGTCCGATCGTTGTTGATCGCGGTGGTAGGGTCGCCTGAAATCGATCTTCCGCTTCCGAACGGACGGGAGCGCGATAAGCGGACCGACGAAGATTCCTAGAGCGCGGCGGTATCCGTGGGACTGACTTCGCGTCGGGGAAAAGTCGGGTGAATTTTTCGTTCCGCCGGTAGGATCAAGTGTACCGGCCGTGGTACAATCGCGAACGGCTCGGCCCGACGCACGCTTTGCCCCGCGTTTGCGCGAGCCCAAAGACGGCACAGTGAGAGACGTGACGCAGAGAATTCCTCTACGGCTGCCCGCCTGGCGCTGAGGATAGCTGCCGAGCTTTTTGAGCATTTTCCCGCGGGCTCGCGCGTCACAGGCTGCCACTAGCACCCGCGGCAAATCGAAGGGGGCAGGAAATCTTTCGCCACGCGACTCTCGCCGCGCGACTAACTTATATACTCTCCCTATACCGTTATGGAGACTCTCGAATCGAGTCGCGTGTGCCGCCTCTGCGGCAAGCAATCCGGTATCTCTATTAATATATTCGACAAGAATGAGAACCACGTGAGGAAAATCAACGCCGTTCTACCGATCATGGTACGTCATAAATCTTCAAAACTCTTCCTCTCCGTTTTGGCCACGGGCCGTTTTTTCCGCGTGCCCAACGTGTCATCTCCCGACGGCCGTGCGCGTACGCCCCCTCCTCAACCACCTTTCTCGCCAGGAATcgagtaatttatttttcgaaacgaCCGTATTCGAACGCCTCTATTCCTCCACATGCTCTCGGTACACGGTTTTACAGATGCTCCTCTGTTACGGGCTGAACCCGTTGCGACAAGTGGTATTTACGTTTGTCAAAAGTGAGGTTATCATTACTTTACGCGCCAATATGCCTCATTAGCGAGTCCCACGTATTGCGTAACTTTAAAAGCGTAATCGTAGCTTTTCGTTCGCTCGTTGCGTTGGAAACGTTGAATTTTCCACTTGCCGGCGGAAGGATACGTTGATTAAAGGATCGGGCTGAAAGCGCGGGACGGTATCGATATCAACAGCTTGGATCTTGTTTCCGATAGAATGTTCCGAGTTAAAGAGGGTTGATGGTCACCTTGAAGCCATACGGAACCACTTGGAAgctatttacattatttataccgACACTCTGATTTCCTTTTGTTAACTGTTGTTCTAGAATCATCGACGTCATTGTTTcctgtaaaataaaaaagtcaTCGGTATCTATGTATCAAAGACTCGAATACTCTCTAATCATTATTATCAGTCATTACACTGAATCTAATACtgattatattatctaattcgCAGAAGCTACGTTGTACATAGTAACGCTGCTTAGATTATTCGATATCTTGACCTTGGAAACGAAATGTTCTTACTGGAATGACGTAGTCACTTGTCCTCTATTAAAATCAGAATCGAATGGCTGATCttttttgtaaatgttatttagcTTTTTCAATCGGATAATTTAATGCTGCAGTTAATTAATGGAAGAAGACATTCACTCGCTCGACTTTTAAGTCTAATACAATTGTACTCGTTATGTATGCGTGACGTTGGATAGGACTCGGCTGACGTGTCTGTTAATCGCACGACGATTCTACTTATTTAAACCACGTGTACGAGACAGGTTTTAGGAACTTAATATTCAACAACGTTATcgtatttttttcattcgaattgattgtcttGCAATTTCGAAAGTATCTCGTGTAACATTCAATTTCTAACAACACATCTCACGTCCCCGTGATTTCACGGTGAAAAAATCACATCCTCCCCCCAACCTTTCACGCACCGTCGCGACACGCTCAGCATCCCCACCCCTTGTCATCAGCGTCTCCCGATCATGATCCTTGCCGGATAAAATATCTGAAACAGTAAGTAGCAAACGGTCTGCTTTAAAATGAAGATCTCTCAATAGAAATCTCTCATTTATCGCAGTCAATGTTCCAAGCAATGTTGCTGGGAGGATACTcggaatatttgaattaaaccTGAAAATAAATAGACTTTCACAAACGGTCACGATTTCTCGTGTAACGTTTCCCCGTGATATTTTATCGTCGAAAAATATTCTTCGGACTAGACTCGAAGTAAAAAATTCAAGTATCCATATTTCATCGATCCTGTGGAGACCATGTGGATGAAATATTCTATCGATCACGTATCATCCATAGGTGCACGAGATGGATCTACTGCCGAAACACATGTGCCATCGATGCAGCTACAAGCTGGAGGAGTTCCACAAGTTCTACGTGGACTGCCTGAAAACGGACACGGACCTGAAGAGCCAGCTGTCGTGGATGGGGAAGAATGATCCTTTGAAGCGGGTCGGCATACCGATGGTGCACATCGAGAACATCAAGACCAAGATCGAGCCGCCGGACTACGACGCGTACGACATGGCCCCCATGGTGGGCAACATGAGCTACATAAACTCCATGAGCCCGATGGCCTTCGAGCCGGAGGACATCTCGTACGCCGCGTACAGATGTAGGTGTTGCTGTGATAAAATGGACCAAAGTAACCGGACTATACCGACGAGCTATCAGACCACCACCGCGGTGCCTCGTTGCAACCGGCTGAGCAACGTGGAACCGGAAATCAACGAGCACGTTAATGTCTCCCAGTCGCCGAGAAGGAATCCCCTAACCGATGAGAAGTACAGAGAGCGGTCAACCGTGTTGACGCAGGTGGATGGGAACTGTAGGTTACAGAAAGCGCATCCTAATCATTCGAGCCTAACAGAGAATATTAAGAGCGCGGGCGTTGTTAAGAAAGACAAGACAAAGAACGCGATTGTACGTAATCTAAGACCTAGAAAGACTTTCGTGAACTATGTAGGGGCTAGAAAGAAATCAACGTTGTCGCAGTTGAAGGTTGCGGAATTGAACGGAGTAACGTTGCATACGCAACCGAAGCTGGAGATAGATGAGATCAAAGTGGAGAAGTTCGAGGATTTCGGGGGTCGCGTCCTCAGGCCCAGGAAGGGGACGATTGATTACACAGAATCGAAAAGGAAGTATTCGAGATCCTTGATTAGAAACCAAAGACCACGAATGGAAGAGGTTCACGCGGGCAAAGTCCGGAATATCGTGAATAAACTGAACTCGTCATCGGAGAACATGTTGCCTGCTACTCTAAATACTATTAAACACTACTGCGAGGTGTGCAATACGAAATTCCTTAACAAAGAATTGTTTAAGCTACACGTATGCTATCCTTGAACCGCGACCGATGTGATCAAATAGAGATATATTTTTACTCGTGCagattataagaatattttgatGAGATGATAAGGTTCGCGTTGCTTTTGATCTATTGGCATGACGTTACTCGAGGTAATAGGGATGTATCGAAACATGGGACCCCGATGGAAAGTACTCCACATCACTGTTGTCGTGCGAAAAAACCATAGACCAGCGAAAATTATGTACCTTTAGGATGTATTTTGATAACGAACCGTAGAAAACATTAATGATGtagtattttgttatttttatgaaCAAAGATGTACACATACGAGAGATTGTCagatattcatataaaatgttACGGCGGATGTTTCAGATGTATACGTTTAAGGAGTTTATGTACAGTCACTCAGAAACTCTGCATATGACCCATAAGTTTGCGGTATTCGAGAAATTATTGTCTACTATGATCAATTGCGGAAGTTAAATCAATGACTTCATCCCCTGAGAATATTTACAGTTTTGATCTTATTAGCATggataaaaaagaaatgtttactttgaatatgTATAGCGAATTCATGggttttatgtaaatatccgtgactacaaaataaagattcaCGAAACGCCTTCAGAGTTTAATagatatattcatattattattatatacacaaatataaatatatattaatataagcatgtataaatatatatttatattttatgaaatgtaaaaaaaaatatagattcatatacaaATATTGTGATATGCAGGTGTTCCGCGTGTATAGTTTACAGTCATTCTGCACACCACCCTTCcacgaaaatagaattaattgcTTTTACctcgaatgatttattttttccttCTAAAGAAAGTGTATCTACGATATTTATGATATGTAAGCGGGTTTGTGCAAAATGGTTATTATTGG
Coding sequences:
- the Tab2 gene encoding TAK1-associated binding protein 2 isoform X3; this encodes MSQPQRTVASSNNGNPRPHRPASLDIGASRRCPLSCTRAAAISASSPIAGNPVTPSSAPPACTVRGFFDDCGALPTTTDANCNNHVQNNAGNEPAGFELNVNVACSPAGNRDFRTVPTIGGACKRTDLIVDPRAHYADPLLSVENVAGPQIDHTRSYTSVSLTLRPPSSEPQPPIDIRSQGSSLTYSSSSLDPRGFQSRLQISIGAGAVGSVAAARIRPPMGPSRPNSLIPPVQTGPQRPPGLPAGPPSQLPRPTTTMSAPTTPSVPSATNIVPLISLPTTPSGPTTTSPPSSPVGERIQANSDPNRSPLNQVAEHQRKLVAEQLARKERLARELRAEKGRLEAMKKELQSLSRPFDSSMPPQELKRKLRSEIYQLQVECDRLADEVDQWSDPRVPLGETNEEFYQDIYTGQPLPPSSTSFNPPPLPSQPPAWQPDVTGNNVDREERDGPSWVCRMCTFDNHPLMNKCEQCDMPRLPDHGNAGTASRKPGEELASSLTRLDVNQKPPTPPE